The Lutra lutra chromosome 10, mLutLut1.2, whole genome shotgun sequence genome contains a region encoding:
- the C10H11orf91 gene encoding uncharacterized protein C11orf91 homolog, producing the protein MPKGRRGSQSPTMSQRPAPPLYFPSLYDRGISSSPLSDFNIWKKLFVPLKAGGAAAGGAVAGRPLPQAPQVPAPPPPPPPGLGPPSERPWPPPWPSGLASIPYEPLRFFYSPPPGPEVAASPLAPGPSTPRVASASHPEELCELEIRIKELELLTITGDGFDSQRYKFLKALKDEKLQGLKTRQPGKKSASLS; encoded by the exons ATGCCGAAGGGGCGGCGCGGCAGCCAGAGCCCTACCATGAGCCAGCGGCCGGCCCCGCCCCTCTACTTCCCTTCCCTCTACGATCGTGGCATCTCCTCGTCCCCTCTCAGCGACTTCAACATCTGGAAGAAGCTCTTCGTGCCGCTGAAggcgggcggggcggcggcgggcggggcggtGGCGGGGCGGCCCctgccccaggcaccccaggttccggcgcccccgccgccgccgccaccgggCCTGGGGCCTCCCAGCGAGCGTCCCTGGCCTCCGCCCTGGCCCTCCGGCCTGGCCTCCATCCCCTACGAGCCTCTGCGCTTCTTCTATTCGCCACCGCCGGGGCCCGAGGTGGCTGCCTCGCCACTGGCCCCCGGCCCCTCGACCCCCCGGGTCGCCTCCGCCTCCCACCCCGAGGAGTTGTGCGAGCTGGAGATCCGAATTAAGGAGCTGGAGCTGCTCACCATCACTGGGGACGGCTTCGACTCTCAGCGCT ATAAATTCTTGAAGGCACTGAAAGATGAAAAGTTACAAGGACTGAAGACAAGGCAGCCTGGAAAGAAGTCGGCCTCTCTCTCCTGA